A stretch of the Sphingobacterium thalpophilum genome encodes the following:
- a CDS encoding DUF4832 domain-containing protein: MKNIKYKIACLKTIAVVLCLLAVACKKSDTDQEKDIQGTLVKPSYNRSSIFRNPLNGWVMYASASGTPSYWDTQFYVPDLGKTVKAIDYASACYIRTSWRTFNPADGVYAWRDPGTALYKMIKGAQEKGLPIAFRIVVDGRDQGANTPQFVFDAGAKYYIANTSYPDRKTPVLQDPIFRKYYTKLIEELAKDFNDLNKTSFIDAYGLGLWGEGHSVIYEDLDHPSGQNIEVIKEEVIDWISDVYTKNFTKVPLLINYHRVVGDPAGDGAPNPNSEKLLNKMINKGYSLRQDAFGMTAYYQSWEKNFAKAWNFKRPIIMEGGWITTGTHRYWIDPSGKYREGHPEDVRQGEFDASLEAGVNMMDFRIGEIESWFTKSFSLCQRFISEGGYRLYPDRVYLPEKVNAGTETTITHRWRNMGWGYFPNNIPQWNYKYKVAFALLDEDSNVKKVFVDDNGEPSTWLKNNPTSYELKVNVGVPAGKYTWAVAIVDTTNGDQPGIKLAVNGDLTSAGWLKLLDVQVQ; this comes from the coding sequence GTGAAAAATATAAAATATAAAATAGCCTGTCTTAAAACAATCGCTGTCGTATTGTGTCTTTTAGCGGTTGCCTGTAAGAAAAGCGATACTGACCAAGAAAAGGACATACAGGGCACCTTGGTGAAACCCAGTTACAACAGAAGTTCCATCTTTCGCAACCCGTTGAACGGCTGGGTCATGTACGCTTCTGCGTCCGGCACGCCATCCTATTGGGACACGCAGTTTTACGTGCCTGATTTGGGTAAGACCGTCAAAGCCATTGATTATGCTTCTGCCTGCTATATTCGTACCAGCTGGCGCACCTTTAATCCTGCAGATGGCGTGTATGCCTGGAGAGATCCGGGTACAGCCTTATACAAAATGATCAAAGGTGCACAAGAGAAAGGATTGCCGATTGCTTTCCGCATCGTCGTTGATGGTCGGGACCAAGGGGCAAATACGCCACAGTTTGTGTTTGATGCAGGCGCCAAGTATTACATTGCCAATACATCATACCCAGACAGAAAAACACCAGTATTACAAGACCCTATTTTTAGAAAGTACTATACAAAACTGATTGAAGAGCTGGCAAAGGACTTTAACGATCTAAATAAAACTTCGTTTATTGACGCGTATGGACTCGGGCTATGGGGAGAGGGACACAGTGTCATTTATGAGGACTTAGATCACCCTTCTGGTCAGAATATTGAAGTGATTAAGGAAGAAGTCATCGACTGGATTTCCGATGTTTATACAAAAAATTTTACCAAGGTGCCTTTACTGATCAATTACCATCGTGTAGTCGGCGACCCTGCGGGAGACGGAGCACCCAACCCCAATTCCGAGAAGCTGTTGAATAAAATGATTAACAAAGGCTACAGCTTGCGTCAGGACGCTTTTGGGATGACGGCTTATTACCAAAGTTGGGAGAAAAATTTTGCCAAAGCCTGGAATTTTAAACGTCCGATTATCATGGAGGGCGGCTGGATCACAACAGGCACGCACCGCTACTGGATCGATCCGAGCGGAAAATACAGAGAGGGTCATCCCGAAGATGTGAGGCAGGGTGAATTTGATGCTTCACTAGAGGCAGGTGTGAATATGATGGATTTCCGCATCGGCGAGATTGAAAGCTGGTTTACCAAGTCTTTCTCTTTGTGTCAGCGCTTCATTTCCGAAGGGGGCTATCGTTTATATCCCGACCGGGTGTATTTACCGGAAAAAGTAAACGCCGGAACAGAAACGACCATTACCCATCGTTGGAGAAATATGGGCTGGGGTTATTTCCCTAATAATATCCCCCAATGGAACTATAAATATAAAGTAGCTTTTGCATTATTGGATGAAGACAGCAATGTGAAAAAAGTTTTTGTGGATGACAATGGAGAGCCATCTACCTGGCTCAAAAATAATCCTACATCGTATGAGCTGAAAGTTAACGTGGGTGTACCCGCAGGAAAATATACCTGGGCCGTAGCTATTGTCGATACGACAAATGGTGATCAGCCGGGAATAAAGCTTGCGGTCAATGGTGATCTTACCAGCGCCGGATGGTTGAAATTATTGGATGTACAAGTCCAATAA
- a CDS encoding RNA polymerase sigma-70 factor — translation MDVEDLEKQWVVSLQQGDRQAFADIYDFYWKKLLAIAFTLTKDKDTAEEIVQEVFVSLWNRRESVKIVSLSHYLATAVKFSTFKALQRARRREEILSAEMSQDAFQQDQNTIDARFLQEYLHGVVDSLPERCKLVFQLSRDEHYSNREIAAELQISEKAVEANITRALKVLRVQLRKVGFIFLFFL, via the coding sequence ATGGATGTGGAAGATCTAGAAAAGCAATGGGTTGTCTCTTTACAGCAGGGTGATAGACAGGCTTTTGCAGATATATATGATTTTTATTGGAAAAAGCTTCTGGCCATCGCGTTTACGTTGACCAAAGATAAGGATACTGCAGAGGAAATTGTACAGGAGGTATTTGTATCCTTATGGAATAGGCGTGAGTCGGTGAAGATTGTGTCTCTTTCTCATTATTTAGCTACCGCGGTCAAATTTTCCACCTTTAAGGCATTACAGCGTGCCCGGCGCCGCGAGGAAATCCTGAGCGCTGAAATGTCTCAGGATGCCTTTCAGCAGGACCAGAATACGATTGACGCCCGCTTTTTGCAGGAATATCTGCATGGTGTTGTTGACAGCTTGCCAGAGCGCTGTAAGCTGGTCTTTCAGCTGAGCCGTGATGAGCACTATTCCAACCGTGAGATCGCCGCAGAACTCCAGATTTCTGAAAAGGCGGTAGAGGCCAATATTACCCGGGCATTAAAAGTACTTCGTGTACAGCTCCGCAAGGTTGGTTTTATCTTTTTATTTTTTCTTTAA
- a CDS encoding SusE domain-containing protein: MKIINYIYKTLLFVSFVFCLSSCKKGVQDIPKVEETMTLQPSSDSIALDGDHLDKDIVTFSWTPARTQSDDHLVSYTTALDVVGNNFGTGTAIFNYEDDNVFSRSFTSEQLQNWANEKWGIPTNKSFTLEFRVVAQWEGGGSFEAPEVRTVRVAVTPIKTVVFDADKVFLGGSAVGVSRVEMPKTLENLDQYAYVLNLQPGELEIPVEFNGETNYVVATDGSDVLNDGNPVGIRMRENVFSWKIETAGQYRVVVNMQKATATIYSPAKALAPKTVTWTGDAPYTTTVTDLWMHGSINGWGTPLKMDCTVSLADPQVLVYTGGKVGTTKFIVTGDNSNNKNLAYAFSAPLTSAGAAQTLSLTLGKVAELGGGTASANRNSYFTIPATTNVLIFDLRNMTILALKR; the protein is encoded by the coding sequence ATGAAAATAATCAATTATATATATAAAACCCTACTTTTTGTAAGCTTTGTCTTCTGCCTGTCGTCCTGCAAGAAGGGAGTTCAGGATATACCAAAAGTAGAGGAAACGATGACGCTTCAGCCTTCATCGGATAGCATTGCCCTGGACGGGGATCATCTTGACAAAGATATTGTCACCTTTAGCTGGACGCCGGCACGCACACAGTCAGATGATCATCTGGTAAGTTACACCACCGCTTTAGATGTGGTAGGCAACAATTTTGGTACCGGTACAGCTATATTTAATTATGAAGACGATAACGTATTCAGCAGGAGCTTCACTTCCGAGCAGCTGCAGAACTGGGCCAACGAAAAATGGGGTATACCTACAAATAAAAGCTTTACGCTCGAGTTTAGAGTGGTCGCGCAGTGGGAAGGTGGGGGCAGCTTTGAAGCACCAGAAGTCAGAACAGTCAGAGTGGCCGTTACTCCGATTAAAACTGTAGTGTTTGATGCCGACAAAGTGTTTTTGGGCGGCAGTGCCGTGGGCGTAAGCCGCGTTGAGATGCCAAAAACGTTGGAAAACCTCGATCAGTACGCGTATGTGTTGAACTTGCAGCCGGGAGAACTGGAGATTCCGGTGGAATTTAACGGCGAGACCAATTACGTCGTGGCCACAGATGGAAGCGATGTGCTCAATGATGGAAACCCTGTAGGTATCAGGATGAGAGAAAATGTGTTCTCCTGGAAAATAGAAACTGCCGGGCAGTACCGTGTTGTGGTCAACATGCAGAAGGCCACGGCAACCATCTATTCGCCAGCGAAAGCGCTTGCACCAAAGACAGTGACATGGACGGGGGATGCCCCATATACGACCACCGTTACCGATCTATGGATGCATGGCAGTATTAATGGCTGGGGTACACCATTGAAAATGGATTGTACGGTCAGTCTGGCCGATCCGCAGGTGCTGGTCTATACTGGGGGAAAAGTCGGCACGACCAAGTTTATCGTAACCGGAGATAATAGTAACAATAAAAATCTAGCTTACGCTTTCAGTGCTCCGCTTACATCTGCCGGTGCAGCCCAGACCTTGTCCCTTACGTTGGGCAAAGTAGCTGAATTGGGGGGCGGTACCGCCAGCGCAAACCGAAATTCGTATTTCACCATTCCGGCTACGACTAATGTGCTGATTTTTGATTTAAGAAATATGACCATCCTGGCCTTAAAGCGATGA
- a CDS encoding RagB/SusD family nutrient uptake outer membrane protein, with protein sequence MKNIITTSLALIVLFSLGGCKNYLDENLKTELAPSNTYTSTYGFEVGSAGLYALTRSEYNTYGEGGAFIHNGACPYEALQVATDIADAINSDGSLTAFANLTLTASERFVGTYWNWAYNLISSANLMLVYSEKNTNWDSPSDKARFQAEARFFRAYAYRTLVYLYGDVPYVETILYDFQLNFTRTPKAEVIGHMVDDLKFAVDNLPENPDAVKEGKLTKWAANHLLSEIYLLQGNPAEAEKAALAVINSGYYNLMKNRYGVNGAKPGDVFSDLFLENNQNRKSGNKESIWVLQFQFNTIGGGTNSDDWTRRAWIPNYSSITGFVLADTLGGRGIAQLVPMKWWVGTNGTNATGNVAGIFEANDMRNSGYNIKRNWYYNNANETSLYGKKASITEQTWFTTKTLFPAITKFFYGRPENLSLTGSYKDRMKFRLAETYLLLAEAYLGQNMPDKAAQAVNEVRKRAGTSEITAAQMNMDFLLDERIRELVGEESRRFTLVRTNKLVERVKKYNNAIKDKITDNNILWPIPQVIRDANTGAPFPQNPGYN encoded by the coding sequence ATGAAAAATATTATCACAACAAGTTTGGCGCTTATCGTATTGTTCTCATTGGGTGGCTGTAAGAATTATCTGGATGAAAATTTGAAAACTGAATTGGCTCCATCCAACACCTATACCAGCACCTATGGCTTCGAAGTGGGGAGCGCGGGTTTATATGCCCTGACCCGCTCAGAGTATAATACCTATGGCGAAGGCGGCGCTTTTATTCACAATGGCGCTTGTCCGTACGAAGCGCTGCAGGTGGCCACAGATATAGCCGATGCTATTAATAGCGACGGTTCGTTGACCGCTTTTGCCAATCTTACCCTGACTGCATCTGAGCGGTTTGTGGGTACTTATTGGAATTGGGCTTACAATTTGATATCATCGGCCAATCTGATGTTGGTCTATTCCGAAAAAAATACCAACTGGGATAGCCCGTCCGACAAAGCACGTTTTCAGGCTGAAGCACGTTTTTTTAGGGCATACGCTTACCGTACCTTGGTGTACCTCTACGGCGATGTGCCCTATGTCGAGACAATTTTGTATGATTTTCAGCTTAATTTTACCCGCACACCCAAAGCTGAGGTGATCGGTCATATGGTTGACGATCTAAAGTTTGCTGTAGATAATTTACCCGAAAATCCCGATGCTGTGAAGGAAGGGAAGCTGACCAAATGGGCAGCAAACCATCTCTTAAGCGAAATCTATCTGTTGCAGGGCAATCCTGCGGAAGCGGAAAAGGCAGCGTTGGCAGTGATCAATAGCGGTTATTACAATCTTATGAAAAATAGATATGGGGTGAATGGTGCCAAGCCCGGCGACGTATTTAGTGACCTGTTTCTCGAAAATAACCAAAATAGAAAAAGCGGTAACAAAGAAAGTATATGGGTATTGCAATTTCAGTTTAATACCATAGGTGGGGGAACCAATTCTGATGACTGGACGCGTAGAGCCTGGATACCTAACTACTCGTCGATCACAGGATTTGTCCTGGCCGATACCTTGGGCGGCAGAGGTATTGCACAGCTGGTGCCTATGAAATGGTGGGTGGGTACCAATGGTACCAATGCCACAGGCAATGTAGCCGGTATTTTCGAAGCCAATGATATGCGTAATTCGGGCTACAATATCAAACGCAACTGGTATTACAATAACGCCAACGAGACTTCGCTCTATGGCAAAAAAGCAAGTATCACCGAACAGACCTGGTTTACGACAAAAACCCTGTTCCCGGCGATCACCAAGTTCTTTTACGGCCGTCCAGAAAATTTAAGCTTGACGGGCAGTTACAAAGACCGTATGAAGTTCCGTCTGGCCGAAACCTATTTATTGCTTGCCGAAGCTTATCTAGGGCAAAATATGCCTGACAAAGCAGCCCAGGCCGTAAACGAGGTACGGAAAAGAGCCGGAACTTCGGAGATAACTGCCGCACAAATGAATATGGATTTCTTACTCGATGAGCGTATCCGTGAACTGGTGGGAGAAGAAAGCCGGAGGTTTACCCTGGTGCGTACCAATAAATTGGTGGAACGTGTCAAAAAGTACAATAATGCAATTAAGGATAAGATCACGGACAATAACATCTTGTGGCCGATTCCACAGGTAATCCGGGATGCAAATACAGGGGCACCATTCCCTCAAAATCCGGGTTACAATTAA
- a CDS encoding SusC/RagA family TonB-linked outer membrane protein encodes MKKTILTLLSLREGKVKNDKVNFETNQYKSMIKELHIRLKSWLMIVAILLVATNYGYTQAKDQITVKGKVTDETGKALVGVSVTVKGVKNTVQTDANGHYVLQAPAAATLVFTYVGFDNQEAKVDPAGIMNVKMAGNKVLDQVVVIGYGTARKKDLTGGLAVVGKEQLSMVSTPNLMDRLVGQVAGFSITTAEAAPGASQTLLIRGENSISANNSPLIILDGIPYSGSLADIDPNNVENLSILKDASAAAIYGSRASNGVILIQTKRGVLGKAQVNYKGTAGMAEPMQQINVMGPNEYIRFQQDIARIRQGYTGALLDPIAGDIISVTERGNYAKGITHNWQDYVFRKAFTMDHQLSISGGTENTKYMAALAALDQEGVVYNSRLSRLNITTNVDQTFNKWLTTGIGLQYTRKSDGGITPNLEHAIKQSPYGSYKDESGNYVPEPMEYSLIVNPMRNVNGIQDRYNNNFFLSGYANILLPVEGLSLRSNFGYNYRNGFTGTYYGRNTFEGRDQGTQAGGSASINNSNYNDYTWENLLKYERQLGDHRLDVTGLFSMQKTKSWSTGQSGAGFVTDDTEYFMIGSASRLVSNSASLSETAMLSYMGRINYGYKGKYLLTLTGRTDGASVFGINNKYAFFPVAAAAWQIGEEDFLKGKVKWLDMLKVRLSYGANGNQAITPYRTLDRLYSNVKYIWGDDGTAVTTAYLAGDGVGNPNLKWETTYSTNLGLDFQLFKNRLSGTIDAYLSKTRDLLMTRTVPIMNGYNRIWDNIGATQNKGLEVTLNSTNIKGENFQWNSTAVFSLNRDKIVELRGDGIDDVANNWFIGKPLRVFYDYKMIGVWQNGETIPVEGAAPGAAKLYDRDGNNKIEPSDRVVIGSKNPRYTASLANRLSYKNFYASALVTGVFGVWRDDHMANLGSWTFGITNYVHGANYWTPENPHATIVSPGYLNPLGHGYYKKVNYVQVKNITFGYKLPHNIAKKVGVSGIDINASVNNLNTFSNIREVLNYDNTWMASYPTARSYMFGLNVNF; translated from the coding sequence TTGAAGAAAACCATTTTAACCTTATTGTCTTTACGGGAAGGGAAAGTAAAGAACGACAAAGTGAATTTTGAAACTAACCAATATAAATCAATGATAAAAGAATTACATATCAGGCTCAAGAGCTGGTTAATGATTGTCGCCATATTGTTGGTGGCCACAAATTACGGCTATACACAAGCAAAAGATCAAATTACAGTTAAGGGAAAAGTGACCGACGAAACAGGGAAAGCATTAGTGGGAGTTTCGGTCACGGTCAAAGGTGTCAAAAATACTGTGCAGACAGATGCAAATGGTCATTATGTCCTTCAGGCACCAGCAGCAGCTACCTTGGTGTTTACTTATGTGGGTTTCGATAACCAGGAAGCAAAGGTTGATCCAGCAGGGATAATGAACGTAAAAATGGCCGGAAACAAGGTGCTGGATCAAGTCGTAGTAATAGGTTACGGGACCGCCAGGAAAAAAGATCTTACAGGAGGCCTGGCCGTCGTCGGAAAAGAACAGCTGAGCATGGTTTCCACGCCCAACCTGATGGACCGCTTAGTAGGTCAGGTGGCCGGCTTCTCGATTACCACCGCCGAAGCAGCCCCAGGCGCATCACAAACGTTGTTGATACGCGGAGAAAACTCCATATCCGCAAATAATAGTCCATTGATTATTCTGGATGGGATTCCCTATAGCGGTTCCCTGGCAGACATCGATCCCAATAACGTCGAAAACCTCTCTATCTTGAAGGACGCCTCTGCTGCGGCTATCTACGGTTCGCGTGCATCAAACGGTGTGATCCTCATACAAACCAAGCGGGGAGTCCTTGGCAAAGCTCAGGTGAACTACAAAGGTACCGCCGGTATGGCCGAACCTATGCAACAGATCAATGTAATGGGACCAAATGAGTACATCCGGTTTCAACAGGATATCGCCCGTATCAGACAGGGATATACAGGCGCTTTGTTGGATCCTATCGCCGGCGATATCATAAGCGTAACAGAGCGCGGCAATTATGCCAAAGGTATTACCCACAACTGGCAGGACTATGTATTCAGGAAAGCTTTTACCATGGATCATCAGCTGAGTATTTCCGGAGGTACCGAAAATACGAAATATATGGCGGCGTTGGCCGCACTGGATCAGGAAGGCGTGGTGTACAATTCACGTTTGTCGCGCCTGAATATCACAACCAATGTGGATCAGACGTTTAATAAATGGCTGACCACCGGGATCGGTTTGCAATACACCAGAAAAAGCGATGGCGGAATCACGCCAAATCTTGAACACGCCATTAAACAAAGCCCCTATGGCAGTTATAAAGACGAATCCGGAAATTATGTGCCCGAACCGATGGAGTACTCTTTGATCGTAAACCCTATGCGCAACGTCAACGGTATACAAGATAGGTACAACAACAATTTCTTCCTTTCAGGATATGCTAATATTTTATTGCCGGTAGAAGGTCTATCATTACGGTCAAACTTTGGTTATAATTATCGCAACGGATTTACGGGTACCTATTATGGCCGCAATACATTCGAAGGCAGGGACCAGGGGACACAGGCTGGGGGCAGTGCTTCCATCAACAATTCTAATTATAATGATTATACCTGGGAGAACCTGCTCAAATACGAACGTCAGCTAGGCGATCACCGTTTGGACGTGACCGGTTTGTTCAGTATGCAAAAAACCAAAAGTTGGTCCACAGGCCAGAGCGGAGCAGGATTTGTCACCGACGATACCGAGTACTTTATGATAGGATCGGCGAGCCGTCTTGTTTCCAATAGTGCTTCATTGTCCGAAACAGCTATGCTGTCGTATATGGGCAGAATCAACTACGGTTACAAAGGTAAGTACCTATTGACTTTAACCGGACGTACCGATGGCGCTTCGGTGTTTGGTATCAACAATAAGTACGCCTTTTTTCCGGTTGCCGCCGCAGCTTGGCAAATTGGGGAGGAGGACTTCCTGAAAGGTAAGGTAAAATGGCTGGATATGCTGAAAGTACGCCTTTCTTACGGTGCCAATGGTAACCAGGCGATTACACCGTACAGGACTTTAGACCGGCTATATTCCAATGTAAAATATATCTGGGGCGATGACGGAACGGCCGTTACCACAGCCTACTTGGCAGGAGATGGTGTCGGCAATCCTAATCTGAAATGGGAGACGACCTACTCGACCAACCTTGGTCTGGATTTTCAGCTGTTTAAAAATAGGTTGAGCGGAACCATCGACGCCTATCTTTCCAAGACCAGAGATCTGTTGATGACCCGTACCGTTCCTATCATGAACGGATACAATAGAATCTGGGACAATATCGGAGCAACGCAGAATAAAGGCCTTGAGGTAACCTTAAATTCAACAAATATTAAAGGCGAAAACTTTCAGTGGAACTCTACAGCCGTGTTTTCATTAAACAGAGACAAGATCGTGGAATTGAGAGGCGATGGCATTGATGATGTGGCCAACAACTGGTTTATCGGTAAGCCATTAAGGGTATTTTACGATTACAAAATGATTGGTGTCTGGCAAAATGGAGAAACCATTCCGGTTGAAGGTGCAGCACCCGGAGCAGCCAAACTCTACGACCGTGATGGTAATAATAAGATTGAGCCCAGCGACCGGGTAGTGATAGGATCCAAAAATCCGCGCTATACCGCATCCTTGGCCAACAGGCTATCGTACAAAAACTTTTATGCCTCGGCTTTGGTGACAGGAGTTTTTGGTGTATGGCGCGATGACCATATGGCTAATCTGGGCTCCTGGACTTTCGGAATTACCAATTATGTACATGGTGCCAACTACTGGACACCCGAAAATCCACATGCTACTATTGTTTCGCCGGGTTATCTCAACCCATTGGGTCATGGCTATTACAAAAAAGTGAATTATGTGCAGGTGAAAAACATTACGTTTGGCTACAAGTTGCCGCACAATATAGCCAAAAAAGTAGGTGTAAGCGGCATTGACATCAATGCCAGTGTCAACAATCTGAACACTTTTTCCAATATCAGAGAAGTGCTAAACTACGACAACACCTGGATGGCCTCTTACCCTACGGCCCGTTCCTATATGTTTGGCCTAAACGTAAACTTCTAA
- a CDS encoding FecR family protein has product MDNSNLQQLIDKYLQGTISVEEKERLLSWYRQQQEEEAVWPLKPGETEQDIGQRIKSNIWKDIAAPPVRKRTYWPYVATAAALLLASFVIFMRAEPVVTEQQVNFSKSEGRNNRFVLLPDSSRVVLRAGSKLTYPSNFEGQTREVSLEGEAYFDIKHKQGRPFIIHTGEVRTTVLGTAFTIKYPRAGKQVEVLVERGRVRVEDRKQVFAELTADQKIDIDELAVKPAVEKINVQSALNWKQQDMAFDALPFGTIAKGLEKRYGVRLHFANQTLENCPVSGKFTGSETIDEVLLNICATRNATYHKTGEGQYEIQGAGCP; this is encoded by the coding sequence ATGGACAATAGTAATTTGCAGCAGTTAATCGATAAATATCTTCAGGGAACTATTTCTGTGGAGGAAAAAGAACGTTTGCTATCCTGGTATCGTCAACAGCAGGAAGAAGAGGCCGTCTGGCCCCTTAAGCCCGGTGAAACCGAACAGGATATCGGTCAGCGGATAAAAAGCAATATCTGGAAAGATATAGCCGCACCGCCAGTCCGTAAACGTACCTATTGGCCTTATGTCGCTACTGCAGCAGCCCTGTTGCTGGCATCTTTCGTCATTTTCATGCGCGCAGAACCGGTCGTAACGGAGCAGCAGGTAAATTTTTCAAAATCGGAAGGCAGAAACAATCGCTTCGTCTTACTGCCTGATAGTTCACGTGTCGTACTCCGGGCTGGAAGTAAATTGACCTACCCCAGCAATTTTGAAGGACAGACAAGAGAGGTTAGTTTGGAAGGGGAGGCTTATTTTGATATAAAGCATAAACAGGGGCGGCCTTTTATCATCCATACAGGTGAGGTCAGAACTACCGTTTTGGGAACTGCATTTACGATAAAGTATCCGCGAGCAGGCAAACAGGTGGAAGTTCTTGTTGAACGTGGAAGAGTACGGGTGGAGGACAGAAAGCAGGTATTTGCGGAATTGACAGCAGACCAAAAAATTGATATCGATGAACTGGCGGTAAAGCCTGCGGTTGAGAAAATCAATGTCCAGTCTGCCCTGAACTGGAAGCAGCAAGATATGGCTTTTGATGCACTACCTTTCGGTACTATAGCTAAAGGCCTGGAAAAACGTTATGGCGTGCGCCTGCATTTTGCCAACCAGACACTGGAAAACTGTCCTGTCAGCGGAAAATTCACGGGCAGCGAAACGATTGACGAGGTGCTTTTGAATATCTGTGCAACCCGAAATGCGACTTACCACAAAACCGGCGAGGGACAATATGAAATACAGGGTGCAGGCTGTCCTTAA